Proteins encoded together in one Candidatus Saccharimonadales bacterium window:
- the serA gene encoding phosphoglycerate dehydrogenase, with protein sequence MVNARLSPPKQKIKVLLLEGIHISAVEAFRDQGFDTIDQRQQALSEEELLEIIPEIHILGIRSATQITPSVIAAGTQLLAIGCFCIGTNQVDLSTAKKAGIPVFNAPFSNTRSVAELVIGHIIYLLRGIHQKNALAHRGQWLKSAKDSHEVRGKVLGVIGYGRIGTQVGILAEAFGMEVLFYDPVAKLTLGNARSVTSLPDLLARADVVTLHVPETADTRHMIGPNEIAQMKSGAKLINLSRGSVVDIAAVVTALKSRQLGGAAFDVFPEEPPSNKHLFESDLQQFENVVLTPHIGGSTEEAQENIGVEVAKKLIIYSTAGSTTMSVNFPEIDLPPQRGKHRLLHIHHNQPGVLAALNELVAAAGGNVTAEYLQTNAEIGYAVIDIDAGNSKLDQQVLEAVPGTIKVRILH encoded by the coding sequence TAAAGGTGCTCTTGCTCGAGGGAATTCATATTTCTGCCGTCGAAGCTTTTCGCGACCAAGGTTTCGATACAATCGACCAACGGCAACAAGCCCTTTCAGAGGAAGAACTGCTCGAGATTATCCCCGAAATACATATTCTAGGTATCCGCTCGGCCACCCAGATAACCCCTTCGGTAATTGCTGCAGGCACGCAATTACTGGCAATCGGCTGTTTTTGCATTGGCACCAACCAAGTTGACCTTTCAACTGCCAAAAAAGCTGGTATTCCGGTCTTTAATGCGCCATTTTCCAATACGCGTAGTGTTGCTGAATTAGTTATCGGCCATATCATCTACTTACTGCGTGGTATACACCAGAAAAATGCCCTTGCCCATCGTGGCCAATGGCTCAAGTCGGCCAAAGATTCGCATGAAGTACGAGGCAAAGTTCTTGGAGTTATTGGATACGGACGAATTGGTACCCAAGTTGGCATTTTAGCGGAAGCATTCGGTATGGAAGTTCTATTTTATGACCCAGTCGCTAAATTAACCCTAGGAAATGCACGCTCAGTAACCAGTTTACCCGACCTTCTCGCGCGTGCTGATGTAGTGACATTACATGTTCCAGAAACCGCAGATACACGGCACATGATTGGACCTAACGAAATCGCGCAGATGAAGTCCGGAGCGAAACTTATTAATTTGTCTAGAGGTTCGGTTGTTGACATCGCAGCGGTCGTTACAGCTTTGAAGAGTCGTCAACTTGGCGGCGCGGCCTTTGATGTCTTCCCTGAAGAACCACCTTCTAACAAACATCTATTCGAATCCGATTTGCAGCAATTTGAAAACGTCGTTTTGACGCCTCACATTGGCGGCAGCACTGAAGAGGCTCAAGAAAATATTGGCGTAGAAGTTGCAAAAAAGTTAATTATTTATAGTACCGCTGGCTCGACTACCATGTCAGTTAATTTCCCCGAGATTGATTTGCCACCGCAACGTGGTAAACACCGCCTGCTTCATATCCATCATAATCAACCAGGCGTCCTTGCAGCACTCAATGAGCTAGTCGCGGCAGCAGGTGGTAACGTCACGGCTGAATATCTACAGACCAATGCAGAGATCGGCTACGCCGTGATCGATATCGACGCTGGAAATAGCAAGCTCGACCAACAGGTTCTTGAGGCAGTTCCCGGCACGATTAAAGTACGGATTTTACACTAA
- a CDS encoding DUF4386 domain-containing protein, whose translation MITKINSSNIKNIARLAGFLYFLLIPLGVFGIIYVPSTLIVDGDIAATVTNITNNESLFRLSIVAALIAQVVNIAVVLFLYKILAPVSRIAAGLMVLFSLLAVPITMLNELNNGAVLLLLESARPSLAQINLFLNLHEYGIQIAGIFFGLWLLPMGYLVFKSTFIPKFIGILLMIACVGYLADSFVFFVNSDFGVVFSEFTFVGEAVMTFWLLIKGVNVRQWKKRAIESS comes from the coding sequence ATGATTACAAAAATAAATTCCAGCAACATTAAAAATATCGCAAGATTAGCAGGATTCCTTTACTTTCTGTTAATTCCGCTGGGTGTCTTTGGGATTATCTATGTCCCCTCGACGCTCATCGTAGACGGAGACATCGCTGCGACAGTTACTAATATTACGAATAATGAATCATTGTTTCGTCTGAGTATTGTCGCGGCGTTAATCGCCCAAGTTGTCAATATAGCTGTCGTGCTATTTTTGTACAAAATCCTTGCACCTGTTAGTAGGATCGCGGCAGGACTGATGGTGCTGTTCTCACTACTTGCCGTTCCAATTACCATGCTAAACGAGCTTAATAATGGCGCGGTACTGTTGCTACTCGAAAGTGCACGGCCGTCATTAGCTCAGATAAATTTGTTTTTGAATCTACATGAATATGGAATCCAGATTGCAGGAATATTCTTTGGACTTTGGCTGTTGCCGATGGGGTATCTAGTTTTCAAATCGACCTTTATCCCCAAATTCATCGGAATACTACTGATGATTGCGTGTGTTGGATATCTTGCGGATTCATTTGTATTCTTCGTAAATTCGGATTTTGGCGTAGTATTCAGCGAGTTCACGTTCGTAGGAGAAGCCGTAATGACTTTCTGGCTTTTGATTAAGGGTGTCAACGTACGTCAGTGGAAAAAACGTGCCATTGAATCTTCATAA
- a CDS encoding DUF4386 domain-containing protein, with protein sequence MSARKIAVIVGILFFIQMITAMIGHSLISAFADGDTNKTSMTIGVLLMMCSGIAVVGIGLLMYQILKTVNRKLAIWYPILRVMEFMVSTICGIYLLITLQQVPNDMLLIYIPTGIGGLIFTYLLFVSKFVPRPIAVLGLVGYAMLLLGAALGFMGIVDMNSDAGMILLAPGGLFEFVFLPLWLIIKGFRLPPRRIKVAA encoded by the coding sequence ATGTCAGCCAGGAAAATAGCAGTCATTGTAGGAATATTATTTTTCATACAAATGATCACAGCGATGATCGGTCATTCACTCATTTCGGCATTTGCGGATGGTGATACTAACAAGACTTCAATGACGATTGGAGTGCTACTTATGATGTGTTCAGGCATTGCGGTAGTAGGAATCGGTCTACTCATGTACCAAATTCTAAAAACGGTCAATCGAAAGCTAGCTATATGGTATCCAATACTTCGAGTGATGGAATTCATGGTTTCTACGATTTGTGGCATTTATTTGCTAATTACATTACAGCAAGTTCCAAACGACATGCTGTTAATCTATATCCCAACCGGTATCGGTGGTCTGATTTTCACCTACTTGCTGTTTGTTTCAAAGTTCGTTCCACGACCTATTGCGGTGCTTGGTTTGGTCGGGTACGCCATGCTTTTACTAGGAGCTGCACTTGGTTTCATGGGTATTGTTGATATGAATAGCGACGCGGGGATGATTCTGCTAGCTCCTGGTGGGTTGTTTGAATTCGTATTCCTACCACTATGGCTCATTATAAAAGGGTTTAGACTACCACCCCGTCGGATAAAAGTAGCAGCATAA
- a CDS encoding AraC family transcriptional regulator, with protein MQPTLKHVQKLVDRIEENLPDEINIVGLADSFHVSPWHFQRTFKALAGDTLGGYIRGRRLTEAARLLTKTDLGIIDIALRVGFNSHEAFSRAFKLHFGLTPKDFRKNRPIIILNEKPLLSMDLVRHLEEELDHEPVIATTPEQIVIGMDTSIPSPFITNDAYCEKLWPSWMTLLKRQDEIADRQQPMFYGITASPSGNFTEDTLSFIAGIPVASARNIPDGMVAHTLPKQLVAMFKIASIDHETALRTINYIYGYWLPNSIYTRGSGSDYEQFEETDGFIEPGLGSMYVIPIKLKK; from the coding sequence ATGCAACCGACATTAAAGCACGTTCAAAAACTCGTAGATCGGATCGAAGAAAATCTGCCTGATGAAATTAACATCGTAGGTCTTGCCGATTCTTTTCATGTGTCGCCTTGGCATTTTCAAAGAACGTTCAAGGCATTAGCCGGCGATACACTGGGCGGATATATCCGCGGGCGAAGACTAACCGAAGCTGCCCGTCTGCTGACAAAAACCGACCTTGGTATTATTGATATCGCACTTCGGGTTGGGTTTAATTCCCACGAAGCATTTAGCCGGGCGTTCAAATTACATTTTGGACTGACGCCGAAAGATTTTAGGAAAAATAGACCTATCATCATATTGAATGAAAAACCGCTTCTTAGTATGGATCTTGTTCGCCATTTAGAAGAAGAGCTTGATCACGAGCCTGTCATCGCAACTACGCCGGAGCAAATTGTTATAGGTATGGATACTTCCATTCCCTCACCTTTTATCACCAATGATGCGTACTGCGAAAAACTGTGGCCGTCATGGATGACACTGCTGAAACGGCAGGATGAAATAGCTGATAGACAGCAGCCGATGTTTTATGGAATCACCGCCAGCCCGTCAGGAAATTTTACCGAAGACACGCTTAGTTTTATAGCTGGCATACCTGTTGCTTCTGCGCGCAATATTCCAGATGGAATGGTAGCACACACACTTCCAAAGCAGCTCGTAGCCATGTTCAAGATCGCTTCAATTGATCACGAAACGGCGCTAAGAACGATCAACTACATATACGGCTATTGGCTGCCTAATTCAATCTACACCAGGGGTAGCGGCAGTGATTATGAGCAATTCGAAGAAACGGATGGTTTTATAGAACCAGGCTTAGGGTCGATGTACGTTATTCCGATCAAACTCAAAAAATAG
- a CDS encoding DUF4389 domain-containing protein, which yields MATKTSVYPASLNIDYPKKLDRLTTFFRVIWAIPVLAILILLTATGNENFSNEAGKEMSQNGGGIVVGLFAATVLMILFRQRYPRWWFDFALELNRFSMRVSAYLFLLTDLYPSTVEKQSVHLELTYPDVKQDLNKWMPLVKWLLAVPHYFVLVVLSIGALGATIIAWFAILFTGRYPQGLFDFVVGVARWNLRVNAYAVLLITDQYPPFSLK from the coding sequence ATGGCAACAAAAACAAGTGTATATCCAGCCAGCCTAAATATTGACTATCCAAAAAAGCTTGATCGTTTGACGACATTCTTTCGAGTCATATGGGCTATCCCCGTATTAGCCATACTAATTCTACTAACTGCAACCGGGAATGAAAATTTCAGCAATGAAGCAGGAAAAGAAATGTCACAAAACGGCGGCGGGATTGTAGTCGGGCTTTTTGCCGCAACGGTCCTCATGATTTTGTTTCGACAACGCTACCCGCGCTGGTGGTTTGATTTTGCTCTAGAACTCAATCGTTTTTCAATGAGAGTCAGCGCATATCTTTTCCTTTTGACGGATCTTTATCCATCAACAGTTGAAAAACAATCAGTCCACTTGGAGCTAACATATCCCGATGTAAAACAAGACCTGAATAAATGGATGCCGCTTGTGAAATGGCTATTAGCCGTACCTCACTACTTTGTGTTGGTCGTACTTAGCATAGGCGCGTTAGGCGCAACGATCATTGCTTGGTTCGCTATTCTTTTCACTGGCCGATATCCGCAAGGTTTGTTTGATTTTGTTGTTGGAGTAGCTAGGTGGAACCTACGAGTTAACGCTTACGCGGTTTTACTCATCACTGACCAATATCCACCGTTTAGCCTTAAATAG
- a CDS encoding helix-turn-helix transcriptional regulator, which yields MQKSTKVTNNIRSLRFMNGELTQAALADKVNVTRQTIIAIEQGKYSPTLELAFQIAHVFNVPLEQVFQYTANTSSEK from the coding sequence ATGCAGAAATCTACCAAAGTCACTAATAATATTCGAAGCCTTCGGTTTATGAACGGTGAATTGACCCAGGCTGCACTAGCTGATAAGGTTAACGTGACACGTCAGACTATTATTGCCATCGAGCAAGGAAAATATTCGCCGACACTCGAACTAGCATTTCAGATAGCGCACGTATTCAATGTACCGCTCGAGCAAGTATTTCAATATACGGCCAATACATCATCAGAAAAATAA
- a CDS encoding ABC transporter permease has protein sequence MRALQDTWTMAKRSLRHTVRSMDTIITVAATPIAMMLLFVYVFGGLGSSLGNGSVKYVDFIVPGIVAMCVVSGIAYAAVRVNMDLQKGIINRFKTMPVAPSSILGGHAVSSVASNLFSVLLVILVALIVGFRPSAGIVEWLLFGGLLTLFTAATTWLAIMFGLLAKTVEGAGSFSYLLLLLVFVSPAFTPTDGMNPVVRSFAEHQPMTPIVETMRSLLTNGTIGDSAWSAAAWCIGLLVVSYFLALRIYKRKTS, from the coding sequence ATGCGTGCTCTACAAGATACGTGGACTATGGCGAAACGAAGCCTGCGCCACACTGTCCGTAGTATGGACACAATTATCACAGTGGCTGCTACGCCGATTGCAATGATGTTACTTTTTGTGTACGTATTTGGCGGCCTAGGTAGCTCGCTTGGTAATGGCTCGGTTAAGTATGTCGACTTTATCGTGCCTGGGATCGTAGCTATGTGCGTCGTGAGCGGCATAGCTTATGCGGCCGTGCGCGTAAATATGGATTTGCAAAAAGGTATTATTAATCGTTTCAAAACAATGCCAGTTGCGCCGTCATCCATTCTGGGCGGCCATGCCGTATCGTCGGTAGCATCTAACCTCTTTTCGGTGCTACTTGTTATTCTCGTAGCGCTTATAGTAGGATTCCGGCCGAGTGCTGGGATAGTAGAATGGCTTCTATTCGGCGGTCTACTGACACTATTTACTGCAGCTACGACATGGTTGGCTATTATGTTTGGCCTGCTTGCGAAAACGGTTGAAGGGGCGGGGTCGTTTAGCTATCTTCTGCTTCTGCTGGTTTTTGTAAGCCCTGCTTTTACACCCACAGACGGCATGAACCCAGTCGTACGCTCTTTCGCGGAACACCAGCCTATGACACCAATTGTCGAAACGATGCGTTCACTTCTTACTAATGGAACAATTGGCGACAGCGCATGGAGTGCGGCCGCATGGTGTATTGGTTTGCTCGTTGTTTCGTATTTCTTGGCACTTAGGATTTACAAACGCAAGACTTCATAA